From Ensifer sp. WSM1721, one genomic window encodes:
- a CDS encoding Gfo/Idh/MocA family oxidoreductase produces the protein MRHFVEAVASGQKPQPDAQDGLRAQLIADAATQSWREGRSIKIGN, from the coding sequence ATGCGGCACTTTGTCGAAGCTGTTGCCAGTGGCCAGAAGCCACAGCCAGATGCGCAGGATGGCCTTCGTGCACAGCTCATCGCAGATGCAGCGACCCAGTCTTGGCGTGAAGGTCGCTCGATCAAGATAGGGAACTAG